One Owenweeksia hongkongensis DSM 17368 genomic region harbors:
- a CDS encoding DUF4290 domain-containing protein, whose translation MEYNTSLPHLIIPEYGRNVQKMVGHLLTIEDKEERNRQAQNLIDIIGNLNPQIRDVPDFKHKLWDHLFIMSDFKLDVDSPYPKPSEESLKEKPELVPYPRNNRRYRHYGNVIRKMIDYAVEQPPGEEKEKLKIAIANHMKKTYLIWNKDTVDDEVILMEMNALANGKLKLDDMNLKHKQELVKDMPNNKRQHHSSNNKNRRSGKKRYKK comes from the coding sequence ATGGAATACAACACAAGCTTACCCCACCTTATAATACCGGAATACGGTAGAAATGTACAGAAAATGGTAGGGCATCTTTTGACGATAGAGGACAAAGAAGAGCGCAATAGACAAGCTCAAAACCTCATTGATATTATTGGTAACCTGAATCCACAAATCCGCGATGTGCCGGATTTTAAGCACAAGCTTTGGGACCACCTTTTTATAATGTCTGATTTTAAATTGGACGTTGACTCTCCATACCCAAAACCTTCTGAGGAATCCTTAAAGGAAAAGCCAGAGCTGGTTCCTTACCCACGTAACAACCGCAGGTATCGCCATTACGGAAACGTTATTCGCAAGATGATTGACTACGCTGTGGAGCAACCTCCGGGTGAGGAAAAAGAAAAGCTGAAAATTGCTATCGCCAATCATATGAAAAAAACCTACCTGATCTGGAATAAGGATACGGTGGATGATGAAGTGATTTTGATGGAAATGAATGCTTTGGCCAATGGTAAACTAAAGCTTGATGACATGAACCTGAAGCACAAGCAGGAATTGGTAAAAGACATGCCAAACAACAAGCGTCAGCACCATAGCTCAAACAATAAGAACCGCAGAAGCGGCAAGAAGAGATACAAGAAATAA
- a CDS encoding ATP-dependent helicase, producing the protein MSTLRLQKNTCVQDYIKQLNPSQREAVVNTEGPVMVIAGAGSGKTRVLTYRIAYLMDEKKVDPFNILSLTFTNKAAKEMKERIGKIVGGNEAKNLWMGTFHSVFAKILRFEADKLGFPSNFTIYDAEDARKVIANVIKEKNLDKEVYKVKSVASRISSFKNALITPKEYLRSPELQENDAAARMPMMGDIYRAYAERCFRSGAMDFDDLLLYTFILLRKFPDVLAKYQDRFRYIMVDEYQDTNHAQYLIVKSLANRYGNICVVGDDAQSIYAFRGANIRNILNYQRDYEDVRVFKLEQNYRSTKTIVGAANSLIKKNKEQLDKNVWTDNSDGEQIVINKTVSDTDEASYVARTIFEKNMQEHIPFSDFAILYRTNAQSRAMEESFRRRNIPYRIYGGLSFYQRKEVKDLLAYVRLTINSNDEEAFRRVINYPKRGIGDTTLEKITVAANANGVSVWEICSNLGYYQSVGLNKPTTVKIQDFVTKIQSFKALAKEAEAFDLATHIAKTSGLLRELSQDKTPEGISRTENIQELLNSVKEFTENQKEIEDGNPSLSGFMEDVALLTDSDNTTDEDNEKVSLMTIHLAKGLEFPIVFIVGMEESLFPSMMAMSSRADLEEERRLFYVALTRAEKEAYLTYAQMRYRWGKLIDCEPSRFLQEIDESFLNINTPDFSPFTGAYGDSDEPSASRRPSPRRAPTSSAPSRSRQPQRTMPQRKNLRKIESSLPSANSDSVADTNPSDINVGDRVKHQRFGHGKIKEMEGAGPNKKAVIQFDNVGEKKLLLKFAKLEKVSG; encoded by the coding sequence ATGAGTACTTTGCGCCTGCAAAAGAATACATGCGTGCAAGATTATATTAAACAACTCAATCCATCACAGCGCGAAGCTGTAGTAAACACCGAAGGCCCCGTAATGGTAATTGCTGGTGCTGGTTCCGGAAAAACCCGTGTGCTCACCTACCGCATTGCCTATTTGATGGACGAAAAAAAGGTAGATCCTTTCAACATACTTTCACTCACATTTACCAACAAAGCCGCCAAAGAGATGAAGGAGCGTATTGGCAAAATCGTGGGTGGCAATGAGGCCAAAAACCTTTGGATGGGAACCTTCCACTCGGTGTTTGCCAAAATACTTCGCTTTGAGGCCGACAAACTGGGTTTCCCTAGTAACTTCACTATATATGATGCTGAAGATGCCCGTAAGGTGATTGCCAATGTGATCAAGGAAAAAAACCTTGATAAGGAAGTATATAAAGTAAAGAGTGTGGCCTCACGTATTTCTTCTTTCAAGAATGCCTTGATTACGCCAAAGGAATATTTACGCAGCCCCGAGCTTCAGGAAAATGATGCCGCAGCTCGGATGCCCATGATGGGCGACATTTATCGCGCTTACGCGGAAAGATGTTTTCGCTCCGGAGCCATGGACTTTGACGACCTCCTGCTCTATACCTTTATATTATTGCGCAAGTTTCCAGATGTACTGGCGAAGTACCAAGACCGCTTCCGCTACATAATGGTAGATGAGTACCAGGATACGAACCACGCGCAATACCTTATTGTAAAGTCACTGGCTAACCGCTATGGAAACATTTGTGTAGTAGGTGATGATGCGCAGTCGATTTATGCCTTCCGTGGTGCTAACATTAGAAACATCTTAAACTACCAGCGTGACTATGAAGATGTACGCGTATTTAAGCTGGAGCAAAATTACCGTTCTACAAAAACTATAGTTGGTGCCGCCAATAGCCTTATCAAAAAGAATAAAGAGCAGCTAGACAAAAATGTATGGACTGACAATTCTGATGGTGAGCAGATTGTAATTAATAAAACGGTAAGCGATACAGACGAGGCTAGTTATGTAGCCCGCACCATTTTTGAAAAGAACATGCAGGAGCATATTCCCTTTTCTGACTTTGCTATTTTATATCGCACCAATGCCCAGTCGCGGGCGATGGAAGAATCTTTTAGAAGAAGAAACATTCCTTATAGAATATATGGAGGACTTTCATTTTACCAACGCAAGGAGGTAAAAGACCTTTTGGCCTATGTACGCCTAACAATTAACTCCAATGATGAAGAAGCTTTCCGTAGGGTGATAAATTACCCCAAGCGTGGAATTGGAGATACCACTTTAGAAAAAATAACTGTGGCAGCTAATGCCAATGGAGTTAGCGTTTGGGAAATTTGCAGTAACCTGGGTTACTACCAAAGCGTGGGATTGAATAAACCTACCACTGTTAAGATTCAGGATTTCGTTACCAAAATTCAAAGCTTTAAGGCCTTGGCTAAAGAAGCCGAAGCATTTGATTTGGCCACGCATATTGCTAAGACTTCAGGATTACTGCGTGAACTCAGTCAAGATAAAACCCCTGAAGGAATAAGCCGCACGGAAAACATTCAGGAACTTTTGAACTCGGTAAAAGAATTTACCGAAAACCAGAAGGAGATTGAAGATGGCAACCCCAGTCTTTCGGGCTTTATGGAAGATGTGGCCTTGCTTACAGACTCTGATAATACTACGGACGAAGACAACGAAAAAGTATCCCTAATGACCATTCACCTGGCCAAGGGGCTTGAGTTTCCAATTGTATTTATTGTGGGCATGGAAGAAAGTCTTTTTCCAAGTATGATGGCGATGAGTAGCCGAGCCGACTTGGAGGAAGAGCGTAGACTTTTTTATGTAGCCCTTACCCGTGCCGAAAAGGAAGCTTACCTTACCTATGCACAAATGCGCTATCGCTGGGGAAAGTTGATCGATTGTGAGCCAAGCCGCTTTTTACAAGAAATTGATGAATCATTCCTTAATATAAACACTCCTGATTTTTCTCCCTTTACCGGAGCGTATGGTGATAGTGATGAACCTTCAGCTTCAAGAAGACCTTCGCCACGAAGAGCGCCTACTTCATCTGCACCATCACGAAGCAGGCAACCGCAACGCACCATGCCGCAGCGTAAAAACCTGAGAAAAATAGAAAGTTCACTACCTTCGGCCAATTCTGACTCGGTAGCCGACACCAATCCATCCGACATTAATGTAGGTGATAGAGTAAAGCATCAACGCTTTGGTCATGGTAAAATAAAAGAAATGGAAGGTGCCGGCCCCAACAAAAAGGCTGTTATACAGTTTGATAATGTTGGTGAAAAGAAATTATTACTCAAATTTGCCAAACTTGAAAAAGTAAGTGGCTAG